One Novipirellula caenicola genomic window carries:
- the nqrE gene encoding NADH:ubiquinone reductase (Na(+)-transporting) subunit E → MEHYLSILIKSIFVENLALAFFLGMCTFLAISKNVKTALGLGVAVIVIQAITVPANQLIYSWFLKKGALVWANNFISTSTVDFSTVDLSFLGFISYIGVIAAMVQILEMTLDKFFPPLYNALGIFLPLITVNCAILGASLFMEQRKYDFVESCFFGVGCGVGWALAIAALAGIREKMKYSDVPPPLRGLGITFITVGLMALAFMSFSGIQL, encoded by the coding sequence ATGGAACATTACCTAAGCATTCTGATCAAATCGATCTTTGTCGAGAACCTTGCACTCGCCTTCTTTTTGGGGATGTGTACGTTTTTGGCGATCAGCAAAAATGTCAAAACCGCGCTCGGGCTTGGTGTGGCAGTAATCGTGATCCAAGCGATCACGGTGCCTGCGAACCAATTGATTTACTCGTGGTTTCTGAAGAAAGGTGCCCTGGTGTGGGCAAACAACTTCATCAGCACATCGACGGTCGATTTCTCGACGGTGGATTTGTCGTTCCTCGGTTTCATCAGTTACATCGGTGTGATCGCGGCAATGGTGCAAATTCTCGAGATGACGCTCGATAAGTTCTTTCCACCGCTTTACAACGCGTTGGGGATCTTCTTGCCACTGATCACCGTGAACTGTGCGATTCTCGGTGCTTCGTTGTTCATGGAGCAACGCAAGTACGATTTTGTTGAATCGTGTTTCTTCGGTGTCGGTTGCGGCGTCGGTTGGGCGCTTGCGATCGCAGCCCTAGCGGGGATCCGCGAAAAGATGAAGTACAGCGATGTGCCTCCGCCGCTGCGTGGTTTGGGAATCACGTTCATTACGGTGGGATTGATGGCACTTGCGTTTATGTCGTTCAGCGGTATTCAGCTGTAG
- a CDS encoding NADH:ubiquinone reductase (Na(+)-transporting) subunit D — protein MAAGRVNKVLFGPVLDNNPIALQILGICSALAVTTKMETSVVMAIAVIAVTAFSNTAVSAIRHYIPGSIRIIVQMTVIASLVIVVDQVLKAYLFDISKQLSVFVGLIITNCIVMGRAEGFAMKNSPGISFLDGFGNGLGYGLVLLFVAFFRELFGSGSIFGYEIMQLTRNGGWYNPNNLMLLPPSAFFLIGFLIWIIRAWKPEQIEEA, from the coding sequence ATGGCAGCTGGAAGAGTAAACAAGGTCCTGTTCGGACCCGTGCTCGACAACAACCCGATCGCGCTGCAGATCCTCGGGATTTGTAGCGCCTTGGCGGTAACGACCAAGATGGAAACGTCGGTCGTTATGGCGATCGCCGTGATCGCGGTCACCGCGTTTAGTAACACCGCCGTCAGCGCGATTCGTCACTACATCCCTGGCAGCATCCGGATCATCGTTCAGATGACCGTGATCGCGTCGCTGGTGATCGTGGTCGACCAAGTGCTGAAGGCATACTTGTTCGACATCAGCAAACAATTGTCGGTCTTCGTCGGTTTGATCATCACCAACTGTATCGTGATGGGACGTGCCGAAGGTTTTGCGATGAAAAACAGTCCTGGCATCAGTTTCCTCGACGGCTTCGGCAATGGACTCGGTTACGGTTTGGTCCTGTTGTTCGTCGCCTTTTTCCGCGAGCTGTTTGGTAGTGGTTCCATTTTCGGTTACGAGATCATGCAATTGACTCGCAACGGCGGATGGTACAACCCGAACAACTTGATGCTTTTACCGCCCAGTGCGTTTTTCTTGATCGGTTTCCTGATCTGGATCATTCGTGCGTGGAAGCCTGAACAAATCGAAGAGGCTTAA
- a CDS encoding Na(+)-translocating NADH-quinone reductase subunit C — protein MQQRDSVFYTVGVAAVLCVVCSLAVSFAAVQLRPLQEENKKLDRQRNILDAAGLSMGEFGKPASELSRKQVADLYSRVSEKLVDLETGQYNTELDIEQYDPREAIDKDDESVRIENPKYDLGEQRREKVARVYFVRKPGEEKIRQVVLPVYGKGLWSTLYGYLALKSDLQTIQGLTFYEHGETPGLGGEVDNPSWKAQWPGQKLFDENGEPKAEVYKGPAPDGNPYAVDGLSGATITSRGVTNLIRYWASDEGYGPFLEQLEKEIAAQEGETVTPAVEQPEAKKPVVAKPEPKKPEPKKSEPKKPEPKKPEPKKEVVEVEEPKAEEPKADEAEMKDEPKQEEAAAEEAKPKADEKPAAEEKPQAEDKPDAEAKPEAEDKPAAEDKPEVEEKAKAEDAPKAEDKPAAEEKPEVSEETSPEPSDGEPKQGDE, from the coding sequence ATGCAACAACGTGATTCAGTTTTCTACACCGTCGGCGTTGCCGCGGTATTATGCGTCGTCTGTTCGTTGGCCGTCAGCTTTGCTGCGGTTCAATTGCGACCGCTGCAGGAAGAGAACAAGAAGCTGGACCGCCAGCGGAACATTCTCGATGCGGCTGGGTTGTCGATGGGCGAGTTCGGTAAGCCTGCCAGCGAGCTAAGTCGCAAACAGGTTGCCGATTTGTACAGTCGTGTGAGTGAAAAGTTGGTCGATTTGGAAACCGGCCAATACAACACCGAACTGGACATCGAACAGTACGACCCACGCGAAGCGATCGATAAAGACGACGAAAGCGTCCGCATCGAAAATCCAAAATATGACCTCGGCGAACAACGTCGCGAGAAAGTCGCACGCGTTTACTTCGTTCGTAAACCGGGTGAAGAAAAGATTCGTCAAGTCGTGTTGCCGGTTTACGGCAAAGGATTGTGGTCGACGCTGTATGGCTACTTGGCTTTGAAGAGCGATCTGCAAACGATCCAAGGTTTGACATTTTACGAGCACGGGGAAACCCCCGGGCTTGGTGGCGAAGTTGACAACCCAAGCTGGAAAGCTCAGTGGCCCGGCCAAAAGTTGTTTGACGAAAACGGTGAACCCAAGGCCGAGGTCTACAAAGGGCCTGCACCCGACGGGAATCCCTACGCGGTCGATGGACTCTCCGGAGCAACGATCACCAGCCGTGGCGTCACTAATTTGATCCGCTACTGGGCCAGCGACGAAGGTTACGGCCCGTTCCTGGAGCAATTGGAAAAGGAAATCGCTGCACAAGAGGGCGAAACCGTAACTCCGGCCGTCGAACAGCCGGAAGCGAAAAAGCCTGTCGTGGCGAAACCAGAACCGAAAAAGCCCGAGCCGAAGAAGTCGGAACCCAAGAAGCCCGAGCCCAAGAAGCCTGAGCCGAAGAAGGAGGTCGTCGAAGTCGAAGAACCGAAGGCTGAAGAGCCTAAGGCCGACGAGGCTGAGATGAAGGACGAACCGAAGCAGGAAGAGGCGGCGGCTGAAGAAGCCAAGCCAAAGGCGGACGAGAAACCCGCTGCGGAGGAAAAGCCCCAGGCCGAAGACAAACCTGATGCGGAAGCAAAGCCCGAAGCCGAAGACAAACCTGCGGCCGAGGACAAGCCTGAGGTAGAGGAAAAAGCGAAGGCCGAAGACGCCCCTAAGGCGGAGGACAAACCGGCTGCCGAAGAGAAACCTGAGGTCAGCGAAGAAACGAGCCCGGAACCAAGCGACGGCGAACCCAAACAGGGAGACGAATAA
- a CDS encoding NADH:ubiquinone reductase (Na(+)-transporting) subunit B: MKALRDALDKVHPLFAKGGALEIAYPVYEALDTFLYTPGEVAKGQTHVRDAIDLKRMMITVVMALVPVTLFGMWNVGYQANTAIEAMAAAGIDHSGDWHYTIHHAIGFENDSSNHADNFVLGAIFFLPIYIVCMFVGGHIEMVFSVLRGHEINEGFLVTGLLFPLTLPPTIPLWQVALGIAFGVIVAKEVFGGTGRNFLNIALTSRAFLYFAYAGEISGDKVWTAVDGFSGATALGQMANANAAPNAEAAAEAGVAISNPAIASLSHIQYGWNEEGAITWMDAFLGTIQGCIGETSTLLCIVGAAILIAAGIGSWRIMLSVVLGVIATSSLLNGVATQTNAMMAVPFYWHLVVGGLAFGLVFMATDPVSASMTQKGKWIYGGLIGFMTVLIRVINPAFPEGIMLAILFGNVFAPLIDYFVVQANVRRRLARYATT, from the coding sequence ATGAAAGCACTCCGAGACGCGCTTGACAAAGTCCACCCCTTGTTTGCCAAGGGTGGAGCATTGGAGATTGCGTATCCAGTCTACGAAGCGTTAGACACGTTTCTGTACACGCCCGGTGAAGTCGCCAAGGGCCAAACCCATGTCCGTGATGCCATCGACCTGAAACGGATGATGATCACGGTTGTGATGGCGTTGGTGCCGGTGACCTTGTTTGGGATGTGGAACGTCGGGTACCAAGCCAACACGGCCATCGAAGCGATGGCCGCCGCGGGGATCGACCATTCGGGCGATTGGCATTACACGATTCATCACGCAATCGGTTTCGAAAACGATTCCTCAAACCATGCGGACAATTTTGTCCTGGGAGCGATTTTCTTTCTGCCGATTTACATCGTCTGTATGTTTGTCGGTGGTCACATCGAAATGGTGTTCAGTGTGCTTCGTGGTCACGAGATCAACGAAGGATTCCTGGTCACCGGATTGCTGTTCCCGCTGACGCTGCCTCCGACCATTCCGTTATGGCAAGTTGCGTTGGGCATTGCCTTTGGCGTGATCGTGGCCAAGGAAGTGTTCGGCGGAACGGGACGAAACTTTTTGAACATTGCTTTGACCAGTCGCGCCTTTTTGTACTTCGCGTATGCGGGGGAAATCAGCGGCGACAAGGTTTGGACTGCGGTCGATGGATTCAGCGGTGCAACGGCACTGGGGCAAATGGCCAACGCCAATGCCGCGCCGAACGCCGAAGCGGCTGCGGAAGCTGGGGTCGCGATCTCGAATCCTGCGATCGCTTCGCTAAGCCATATTCAATACGGCTGGAACGAAGAAGGGGCGATCACTTGGATGGACGCGTTCCTAGGCACGATTCAAGGTTGCATCGGTGAAACCAGCACGCTGTTGTGCATCGTTGGTGCGGCGATCTTGATCGCAGCCGGTATCGGATCTTGGCGAATCATGTTGTCGGTCGTGCTCGGCGTGATCGCGACATCGTCGCTGTTAAATGGCGTCGCAACGCAAACCAACGCAATGATGGCTGTGCCGTTTTATTGGCACCTTGTCGTCGGCGGCTTGGCCTTTGGATTGGTCTTTATGGCGACCGACCCGGTCAGCGCTTCGATGACGCAAAAAGGCAAATGGATTTATGGCGGATTGATTGGTTTTATGACCGTCCTGATCCGCGTGATTAACCCCGCGTTCCCGGAAGGGATCATGCTGGCGATTTTGTTCGGCAACGTGTTTGCACCGTTGATCGATTACTTTGTGGTTCAAGCTAACGTCCGACGGAGGCTCGCACGCTATGCAACAACGTGA
- a CDS encoding Na(+)-translocating NADH-quinone reductase subunit A, which translates to MTTIKQGLDLPITGAPEQRIAVAKHVRHVALIGDDYVGMKPTMLVGEGDTVRQGQPVFEDKKTPGVLFVAPASGKVVEVNRGAKRKFESLVIEVDGDDRVEYEGVRGSDPLALGRDGVEKHLIASGLWTAFRTRPFGKVPVPGTKPHSIFVQAIDTNPLAADPVVAMANRKEQFSLGLVAIKQLTDGKVFVCKSEGAQIPGASTNGVQIESFAGPHPAGLVGTHIHFLDPVGPTKTVWYINYQDVCAIGSLLQTGTLDTQRVISLGGPLVNQPRLLETRLGADLAELVDGETQTGVQQRVVSGSVLNGRTAAGRFRFLGRYHNQVSVLAEGNEREFLGWQGPGFDKFSVSRVYASAGMPGKKFAMTTTTHGSERAMVPLGTYEQVMPLDILPTQLLRSLIYRDTDEAQQLGALELEEEDLALCTFVCPGKYEYSSLLRESLSTIEREG; encoded by the coding sequence ATGACAACGATCAAACAAGGTTTGGATCTGCCCATCACGGGCGCTCCGGAGCAACGCATCGCCGTTGCCAAGCACGTTCGCCACGTTGCGCTCATCGGTGACGACTACGTGGGGATGAAGCCCACCATGTTGGTTGGCGAAGGTGACACGGTTCGTCAAGGCCAGCCCGTTTTCGAGGACAAAAAGACGCCTGGCGTGTTGTTTGTCGCTCCGGCATCGGGAAAGGTGGTTGAGGTCAACCGCGGCGCCAAACGGAAATTCGAATCGCTCGTGATCGAAGTCGACGGCGACGACCGCGTCGAATACGAAGGGGTTCGTGGTTCGGACCCGCTGGCGTTGGGCCGTGACGGCGTGGAAAAGCATCTGATTGCTAGTGGGCTGTGGACCGCGTTTCGCACGCGACCCTTCGGCAAGGTGCCAGTTCCGGGTACCAAGCCCCACTCGATTTTTGTCCAAGCGATCGATACCAATCCATTGGCGGCGGATCCCGTGGTGGCGATGGCGAATCGCAAAGAGCAGTTTTCGCTCGGTTTGGTTGCGATCAAACAGTTGACCGATGGCAAGGTGTTTGTTTGCAAGAGCGAAGGGGCTCAGATCCCTGGCGCTTCGACAAACGGCGTGCAGATCGAAAGTTTTGCCGGTCCACATCCTGCCGGTTTGGTCGGTACTCATATTCATTTCCTAGATCCGGTTGGTCCGACGAAGACGGTTTGGTACATCAATTACCAAGACGTGTGTGCGATCGGTTCGCTGTTGCAAACCGGAACCTTGGACACGCAGCGTGTGATTTCGCTTGGCGGTCCTCTGGTCAATCAACCCCGCTTGCTCGAGACCCGTTTGGGTGCCGATCTTGCCGAATTGGTCGATGGCGAGACGCAAACCGGCGTCCAGCAGCGTGTTGTTTCCGGATCGGTGCTCAACGGCCGAACCGCCGCTGGACGGTTCCGTTTCTTGGGGCGTTATCACAATCAAGTTTCGGTGTTGGCCGAAGGCAACGAACGAGAATTCCTGGGCTGGCAAGGTCCCGGGTTTGATAAGTTCTCGGTGTCGCGTGTTTACGCGTCGGCGGGAATGCCGGGTAAGAAATTTGCCATGACCACCACCACACACGGCAGCGAGCGAGCGATGGTGCCACTGGGCACCTACGAGCAAGTGATGCCGCTGGACATTTTGCCAACGCAATTGCTGCGTTCACTGATTTACCGCGATACCGACGAGGCCCAGCAATTGGGAGCTCTAGAGCTTGAAGAGGAAGATTTGGCTCTGTGCACCTTTGTTTGCCCTGGCAAGTACGAATACAGTTCGCTGCTGCGAGAAAGCTTGTCGACGATCGAGCGAGAAGGTTAG
- the typA gene encoding translational GTPase TypA: MTSASLDQTDNALSSASPSDSTKTNPLRRNDIRNVVIIAHVDHGKTTLVDCLLRQSGQYRDTELKGERILDSNDLERERGITILSKNIAIHYRGVKINLIDTPGHADFGGEVERVVKMADGALVLVDAAEGPMPQTRFVLEKALQAGVRPIVVVNKVDRPDGRPHEALDEALELLAELGGEEQLDNASYVYASSKEGYATHDPKTATKDMRPLLDLLVDSLPGPEVENEAPLQMMVTTLDWSEYVGRIAVGRISAGKIEAGQTIDLHQKGGVSKQKVGGLFVFDKLGRAPAESVEAGDIVAIEGLGSIEIGDTISDVDANNPLPRLTVDEPTLEMVFSVNSSPMVGREGKYVTTRQLKARLEKELERNVALRVEMVEGTEAYAVKGRGVLHLAVLIETMRREGFELSVGKPRVIFKEINGKKHEPFETLRVEVPTDAMGPVMELVGNRRGTLEELAQRGEYSLLRFLIPSRGLIGLRTRLLNATRGTAIIHHRFESYRPVEGDVPKRANGVLVSMTSGKTMPHAMFMLQDRSELIVPAGVEVYEGMIVGENARENDMIVNPCREKKLTNVRASGSDDNVILKPSRTLSLEAALEYIEEDELVEVTPENIRLRKILLTESARRRQGRSG; this comes from the coding sequence ATGACATCTGCGTCACTCGACCAAACCGACAACGCACTATCGTCTGCCTCTCCATCCGATAGCACGAAAACGAATCCCTTGCGACGAAACGACATTCGCAACGTAGTGATCATCGCTCACGTTGACCACGGCAAAACAACTCTGGTTGACTGTCTGCTGCGACAAAGCGGTCAATACCGCGACACCGAACTGAAGGGCGAGCGGATCCTCGATTCGAACGACCTCGAACGTGAACGCGGTATCACGATCCTTTCCAAAAACATTGCGATCCACTACCGCGGCGTGAAGATCAACCTGATCGACACCCCAGGTCACGCGGACTTTGGTGGCGAAGTCGAACGTGTGGTCAAAATGGCCGACGGAGCACTCGTGTTGGTCGATGCGGCCGAAGGGCCGATGCCACAAACCCGCTTTGTCCTGGAAAAGGCGTTGCAAGCCGGAGTTCGCCCGATCGTGGTGGTGAACAAGGTTGACCGCCCCGATGGACGACCTCACGAAGCGCTGGACGAAGCACTTGAATTGCTAGCCGAACTCGGCGGCGAAGAGCAGCTCGACAACGCGTCGTACGTCTACGCTAGCTCGAAAGAGGGCTATGCGACGCACGACCCCAAGACGGCCACCAAGGACATGCGTCCGCTGCTCGACTTGCTGGTCGATTCGCTGCCTGGCCCCGAAGTCGAAAACGAAGCCCCTCTTCAGATGATGGTCACGACGCTTGATTGGAGCGAGTACGTTGGCCGGATCGCGGTCGGCCGAATCAGCGCCGGAAAAATCGAAGCGGGACAAACGATCGACCTGCACCAAAAAGGCGGGGTGAGCAAGCAGAAGGTCGGCGGTCTATTCGTCTTTGACAAACTTGGTCGTGCTCCAGCGGAATCGGTCGAAGCAGGTGATATCGTCGCGATCGAAGGACTCGGCTCGATCGAAATTGGCGACACGATCTCGGACGTCGATGCAAACAACCCACTGCCACGCTTGACCGTCGACGAACCGACGCTGGAAATGGTATTCAGTGTGAATTCGTCGCCGATGGTGGGTCGCGAAGGCAAGTACGTGACCACGCGACAACTAAAAGCGCGGCTTGAAAAAGAACTCGAGCGCAACGTGGCGCTTCGCGTCGAGATGGTCGAGGGCACCGAGGCCTATGCCGTCAAAGGCCGTGGCGTTTTGCACTTGGCTGTTTTGATCGAAACGATGCGTCGCGAAGGCTTCGAATTAAGCGTCGGCAAGCCCCGCGTGATTTTCAAAGAGATCAACGGCAAGAAACACGAACCGTTTGAAACGCTGCGTGTGGAAGTCCCGACCGATGCGATGGGCCCGGTGATGGAATTGGTGGGCAACCGCCGCGGCACGCTCGAAGAACTCGCCCAACGCGGCGAATACAGCCTGCTTCGCTTTTTGATCCCATCGCGTGGTTTGATTGGATTGCGTACGCGATTGCTCAACGCGACTCGCGGAACCGCGATCATCCACCATCGCTTTGAAAGCTATCGCCCGGTCGAAGGCGATGTGCCCAAGCGTGCCAATGGTGTCTTGGTTTCGATGACAAGCGGTAAAACGATGCCTCACGCGATGTTCATGCTGCAAGACCGCAGCGAATTGATCGTACCGGCGGGCGTCGAGGTTTACGAAGGGATGATTGTTGGCGAAAACGCTCGCGAAAACGACATGATCGTCAATCCATGCCGCGAAAAGAAATTGACCAACGTCCGCGCCTCGGGCAGCGATGACAACGTGATCCTCAAGCCGTCACGAACGCTGTCACTCGAAGCCGCTTTGGAATACATCGAAGAAGACGAATTGGTCGAAGTGACGCCAGAGAACATTCGCTTGCGAAAGATCCTGTTGACCGAATCGGCACGTCGCCGCCAAGGCCGTAGCGGCTAA
- a CDS encoding phytanoyl-CoA dioxygenase family protein, with the protein MNRQANAIAPQVGHAGTEASGGRLKLSIDQQWEYEHHGFVVLENVIDASAIAEMRDVITKMVAQYSLPDESSLDACVRLNQENDQALYNVYRVSHQTAAMNRLREQCRGLVEQVTSKDSGVLIDVDSHIIFCIPNSNRLTWGWHQESTYDVFDGDGVNFCLPIFERATRENGSMSVLRGSHVMGKLPFDKVKEHENGATTLVPKGIQEYEEAFEEVVFEADPGSVVMFNRHLIHRSNQNQTPRPRITAVIRFMQIESLPESFEKPY; encoded by the coding sequence GTGAACAGACAAGCAAACGCGATTGCACCTCAGGTGGGCCACGCAGGAACCGAGGCCTCCGGCGGTCGGCTCAAACTGTCGATCGACCAGCAATGGGAGTACGAGCACCACGGTTTTGTGGTGTTAGAAAATGTGATCGACGCATCCGCGATCGCAGAGATGCGAGACGTGATCACCAAGATGGTCGCCCAGTACTCGCTGCCCGATGAATCATCACTGGATGCCTGTGTTCGGTTGAACCAGGAAAACGATCAGGCACTTTACAATGTCTATCGCGTTAGCCATCAAACCGCTGCGATGAATCGGCTACGAGAGCAGTGTCGAGGGCTCGTCGAGCAAGTGACGTCCAAGGATTCGGGAGTCTTGATCGACGTCGATTCGCATATCATTTTCTGCATCCCCAACTCAAACCGGTTGACGTGGGGATGGCATCAAGAAAGCACGTATGACGTGTTTGACGGCGATGGCGTCAATTTCTGTTTGCCGATCTTTGAACGCGCCACTCGCGAAAATGGTTCGATGAGTGTGCTGCGTGGAAGTCACGTGATGGGCAAGTTGCCGTTTGACAAAGTCAAAGAGCACGAGAATGGGGCGACCACGCTGGTGCCCAAGGGGATCCAAGAATACGAAGAGGCATTCGAGGAAGTTGTCTTCGAAGCCGATCCTGGTTCGGTGGTGATGTTCAACCGTCACTTGATTCATCGGTCCAACCAGAATCAAACGCCTCGACCACGAATCACCGCCGTGATTCGATTCATGCAGATCGAATCACTGCCCGAGTCATTCGAGAAACCGTATTAG
- the radC gene encoding RadC family protein, whose translation MSTDRRKRLAQVIKPLTELDEFSAEQAKSVCEPAKPGYVTTTIKTLVREGILQRVVVDDQHRFRWCEPERFQPEKWIDQQIHGLQVRETPEQERPREKLLRNGAASLSNGDLLAILIRVGVPKQSAIAGGNLLGNRFAMQLEKLPRTDREELREISPTINRVSYAQIMAGIELGRRVAAAQASHRQDETKITSTESAIQYCANEFARLASDAVQEEFHIVTLDTKHKPIRTHQITIGTLDASLVHPREVFRPAIRDAASAILLVHNHPSGDPTPSREDIQVTGRLTDAGKLLGIIVLDHIIVASQRCLSIREES comes from the coding sequence ATGTCCACCGATCGACGCAAACGCTTGGCACAAGTCATCAAGCCGCTAACGGAGCTTGACGAGTTTTCGGCAGAGCAGGCAAAGTCAGTGTGTGAACCGGCTAAACCGGGTTACGTCACCACCACGATTAAAACGCTGGTTCGCGAGGGCATCTTGCAGCGTGTGGTCGTGGATGACCAGCATCGTTTTCGATGGTGTGAACCGGAGCGGTTTCAGCCAGAGAAATGGATTGACCAACAAATTCATGGACTGCAAGTCAGAGAGACTCCGGAACAGGAACGGCCTCGCGAAAAATTGCTTCGCAACGGAGCCGCCTCACTCAGCAATGGTGACTTGTTGGCAATTCTGATTCGTGTCGGAGTGCCGAAACAGTCGGCGATCGCAGGCGGCAATTTGCTTGGTAATCGTTTTGCGATGCAGTTGGAAAAGCTGCCGCGAACCGATCGTGAAGAGCTTCGTGAAATCAGCCCGACGATCAACCGAGTGAGTTATGCGCAGATCATGGCGGGGATCGAATTGGGGCGTCGCGTCGCGGCGGCGCAAGCAAGCCATCGCCAAGACGAAACCAAAATCACCAGCACCGAGTCGGCGATCCAGTACTGTGCCAACGAATTCGCACGCTTAGCAAGCGACGCGGTGCAGGAAGAGTTCCATATTGTCACACTTGATACGAAGCACAAGCCGATTCGTACGCATCAAATCACGATCGGTACGCTCGATGCCAGTTTGGTGCATCCGCGTGAAGTGTTTCGTCCCGCCATTCGTGACGCTGCTTCCGCGATCTTGCTCGTGCATAATCATCCCAGCGGCGATCCGACACCGAGTCGTGAAGACATTCAAGTGACCGGGCGATTGACCGACGCGGGCAAATTGCTCGGAATCATTGTGTTGGATCACATTATCGTCGCCAGCCAACGCTGCTTGAGCATTCGTGAGGAGAGTTGA